One genomic window of Bradyrhizobium sp. B124 includes the following:
- a CDS encoding ligase-associated DNA damage response exonuclease codes for MRPQDILMPVPAGLCCKPGGFHIDPVRPVERALITHGHSDHARAGHGAVLATQETLDMMRLRYGENFAGSTQAVAYGEEIKLGDVTVTFHPAGHVLGSAQISVTCTDTRIVASGDYKDARDPTCAPFELVPCDVFITEATFGLPVFRHGDAADEVKKLLASAKLFPERAHLVGAYSLGKAQRVIALLREAGYDAPIYLHGAMEKITYYYHERGIPLGELRPARGMKKAELAGTITLAPPSATSDVWTRRFPDPVTAFASGWMRVRARARQGGIELPLVISDHADWDGLTATIAATGAGEIWVTHGQEDALVHWCKSKGLAARPLDLVGYGDEDEGETAAVTGEAEPTGEAQPAGEAET; via the coding sequence ATGCGCCCGCAAGACATCCTGATGCCCGTCCCGGCCGGGCTTTGCTGCAAGCCCGGTGGCTTCCACATCGATCCTGTCAGGCCGGTCGAGCGAGCCCTGATCACGCACGGCCATTCCGACCATGCGCGGGCGGGGCATGGCGCAGTGCTCGCGACCCAGGAAACGCTCGACATGATGCGGCTGCGCTACGGCGAGAACTTCGCCGGGTCGACTCAGGCGGTCGCTTATGGCGAGGAGATCAAGCTCGGCGACGTCACGGTGACGTTTCATCCCGCCGGCCACGTGTTGGGCTCCGCCCAGATATCCGTCACCTGCACGGATACCCGCATCGTCGCCTCCGGCGACTACAAGGACGCACGCGACCCGACCTGCGCGCCGTTCGAGCTCGTCCCTTGCGACGTCTTCATCACCGAGGCGACCTTTGGCCTGCCGGTGTTTCGCCATGGCGATGCCGCCGATGAGGTGAAGAAGCTGCTGGCGTCCGCAAAACTGTTTCCAGAGCGCGCGCACCTGGTCGGCGCTTATTCGCTCGGCAAGGCGCAGCGCGTGATCGCGCTGTTGCGCGAGGCCGGCTACGACGCGCCGATTTATCTGCACGGCGCGATGGAGAAGATCACCTATTATTACCACGAGCGCGGCATTCCGCTCGGCGAGCTCAGGCCGGCGCGCGGCATGAAGAAGGCCGAGCTCGCCGGCACCATCACGCTGGCGCCGCCGAGCGCGACATCGGATGTCTGGACGCGGCGCTTCCCCGATCCGGTCACGGCTTTTGCGTCGGGCTGGATGCGCGTGCGCGCTCGCGCCCGGCAGGGCGGCATCGAGCTGCCGCTGGTGATCTCCGATCATGCCGACTGGGACGGGCTGACGGCGACGATCGCTGCCACCGGCGCCGGCGAGATCTGGGTCACCCACGGCCAGGAAGACGCGCTGGTGCATTGGTGCAAAAGCAAGGGCCTTGCCGCGCGGCCGCTCGATCTGGTCGGCTATGGCGACGAGGACGAAGGCGAGACGGCGGCGGTCACCGGCGAGGCGGAGCCCACCGGCGAGGCACAGCCCGCCGGCGAGGCCGAAACATGA
- a CDS encoding methyltransferase domain-containing protein, which yields MAPRLFLSSGDLVADRRYEFARDLQLKGDLPAAAELLEQAIELVPKFPSAWYTLGKIRLELGQREAAIAAFRAARDADPEDRHGAGLHLMQLGVEAISAMPPGYVQTLFDQYAPRFEAALVGDLGYRGPALLFKAVLSVRASAKKPAFFKRAIDLGCGTGLAAAAFAQHVDRFIGIDLSPRMIDKSRATGLYAELEVDDMLKGISGKPDASAELILAADAMVYVADLAPVLAEAARVLVGGGVLAFTTETHDGEGVILGEGLRYAHSAAYVRASVAAAGLTLALLDDLSARNEDNIPAPGLVAVAVKP from the coding sequence ATGGCCCCCCGCCTGTTTCTGTCCTCCGGCGACCTCGTTGCCGACCGCCGCTACGAGTTCGCGCGCGACCTGCAATTGAAGGGCGATCTGCCGGCTGCCGCCGAGCTGCTCGAACAGGCCATCGAGCTGGTGCCGAAATTCCCGTCGGCCTGGTACACGCTGGGCAAGATCCGCCTCGAGCTCGGCCAGCGCGAGGCCGCGATCGCAGCCTTCCGCGCCGCGCGCGATGCCGATCCCGAAGACCGCCATGGCGCCGGTCTGCATCTGATGCAGCTCGGCGTCGAGGCCATCAGCGCGATGCCGCCGGGCTATGTGCAGACGCTGTTCGATCAATATGCGCCGCGCTTCGAGGCCGCGCTGGTCGGCGATCTCGGCTATCGCGGCCCGGCGTTGCTGTTCAAGGCGGTGCTGTCGGTGCGCGCCTCTGCGAAGAAGCCGGCGTTCTTCAAGCGCGCGATCGATCTCGGCTGCGGCACCGGCCTCGCGGCCGCTGCATTCGCGCAGCACGTCGATCGCTTCATCGGCATCGACCTGTCGCCGCGCATGATCGACAAGTCGCGCGCGACCGGGCTCTATGCCGAGCTCGAGGTCGACGACATGCTGAAGGGCATTTCGGGCAAGCCGGATGCCAGCGCTGAATTGATCCTCGCTGCCGATGCGATGGTCTATGTCGCCGATCTCGCGCCCGTGCTTGCCGAGGCCGCGCGCGTGCTGGTGGGCGGCGGCGTGCTCGCCTTCACGACCGAGACCCATGACGGCGAGGGCGTCATCCTCGGCGAAGGGCTGCGCTACGCCCACAGCGCAGCTTATGTGCGCGCCTCCGTCGCCGCCGCGGGGCTGACGCTGGCGCTGCTCGACGACCTCTCGGCGCGCAATGAGGACAACATCCCGGCGCCCGGGCTTGTCGCCGTCGCCGTCAAGCCGTGA
- a CDS encoding ABC transporter substrate-binding protein, translated as MKKHTRREFGATALSVIAASVLPAPFVRAADKKYDPGASDSEIKLGQTVPHSGPGSLYGVLGRVGEAYFQMLNDKGGINGRKVKFLTMDDAYSAPKCVEATRRLVEQEEVLALYGSLGTAPQTAVHKYLNSKGVPQLLLNTGASKWNDPKNNKWTMAGLPLYPTEARILAKHVVSVKPNARIGILYQNDDFGRDFLGPFKKVLADAGGKAQVIMEQTYDLTDPTVDSQLINLSKSGADVFYNITTGKATSQSIRKVAELGWKPLQLLSAGSTGRSILSAAGLENAKDIVAIRYNKEVGVPRYEKDADVVAFEELRKKYLPNIDPDNTIAFAGYGQAATMGEILRRCGDDLTRANVLKHATTLAGFHSPYFLDGINYSYTPDDYTPMKTLYVSIFNGKDWDLLGEPMTE; from the coding sequence ATGAAAAAACATACGCGGCGCGAGTTCGGCGCCACCGCATTGTCCGTGATCGCTGCGTCCGTGCTGCCTGCGCCGTTCGTCCGGGCCGCCGACAAGAAGTACGATCCGGGCGCGAGCGATTCCGAGATCAAGCTCGGCCAGACCGTGCCGCATTCCGGCCCCGGCTCGCTCTATGGTGTGCTGGGCCGGGTCGGCGAAGCCTATTTCCAGATGCTGAACGACAAGGGCGGCATCAACGGCCGCAAGGTGAAATTCCTCACCATGGACGACGCCTACAGCGCGCCGAAATGCGTCGAGGCGACGCGCCGCCTGGTCGAGCAGGAAGAGGTGCTGGCGCTCTATGGCTCGCTCGGCACCGCGCCGCAGACCGCCGTGCACAAATACCTCAACTCCAAGGGCGTTCCCCAATTGCTGTTGAACACCGGCGCCTCGAAATGGAACGATCCGAAGAACAATAAATGGACCATGGCGGGCCTGCCGCTCTATCCGACCGAAGCCCGCATCCTTGCCAAGCACGTCGTCAGCGTGAAGCCGAACGCCAGGATCGGCATCCTCTACCAGAACGACGATTTCGGCCGCGACTTCCTCGGCCCGTTCAAGAAGGTGCTGGCCGATGCCGGCGGCAAGGCACAGGTGATCATGGAGCAGACCTACGATCTCACCGATCCGACGGTCGATTCCCAGCTCATCAATCTCTCGAAATCGGGTGCCGACGTGTTCTACAACATCACCACCGGCAAGGCGACGTCGCAGTCGATCCGCAAGGTGGCCGAGCTCGGCTGGAAGCCGTTGCAGCTGTTGTCGGCAGGCTCGACCGGCCGCTCGATCCTGAGCGCCGCGGGCCTCGAGAACGCCAAGGACATCGTCGCGATCCGCTACAACAAGGAAGTCGGCGTGCCCCGCTACGAGAAGGATGCGGATGTGGTCGCGTTCGAGGAACTGCGCAAGAAGTACCTGCCGAACATCGATCCCGACAACACCATCGCCTTCGCCGGCTACGGCCAGGCGGCGACGATGGGTGAAATCCTGCGCCGCTGCGGCGACGATCTGACCCGCGCCAACGTGCTGAAGCACGCCACCACGCTGGCCGGCTTCCACTCGCCCTATTTCCTCGACGGCATCAATTACAGCTATACGCCCGACGACTACACGCCGATGAAGACGCTCTATGTCTCGATCTTCAACGGCAAGGACTGGGATCTCTTGGGCGAGCCGATGACGGAGTAG
- a CDS encoding ligase-associated DNA damage response DEXH box helicase has product MSTLDLFSVTPSETADLLPRRFRDWFASRGWSPREHQLALLAKAREERSALLIAPTGAGKTLAGFLPTLVELSGEGQGKTSHLPLKGGGRREQARDSAADPNPPPFREREPDDLASGKIEPAVIRPNLISTGRGVRRSGGLHTLYISPLKALAVDIARNLETPVAEMGFPIKIETRTGDTPVSRRQRQRRYPPDILLTTPEQLALLLASDDAPFLFSSLKRIVLDELHALVTSKRGDLLSLGLARLWTIAPQARAIGLSATVAEPEQLARFLVPQPGGESVSADVVIAGGAAPPVVEMLDTRERLPWSGHSARHALPEVYELIKRNKTTLVFVNTRSQAEMLFQDLWRMNDDGLAIALHHGSLDVAQRRKVEDAMAAGRLRGVVCTSSLDLGVDWGDVDLVINIGAPKGSSRLMQRIGRANHRFDEASRAVLVPANRFEVLECRVAIDAIAENAQDTPPLRSGALDVLAQHVLGCACGKPFLSDELYDEVRTAAPYASLTRTDFDDVVDFVATGGYALKTYERFARIKQDKQGRWRVTNPKVRQSYRLNVGTIVEETMLKVRLVRSRAGGQGKSSGSTGAIARGGRMLGEIEEVFIEGLVPGDTFVFGGEVVRYEALVEDQVYVSRANDKDAKVPSYMGGKFPLSTYLAERVRKLLDNSRAWSGLPDQVHDWLSLQRKFSRVPAVRELLVETFPRGGSHYLVCYPFEGRLAHQTLGMLLTRRLERARARPLGFVANEYALAVWGVGDLSFMIRHGRLDLNALFDPDMLGDDLEAWLAESALMKRTFRNCAIISGLIARRFTDEEKSRRQVLFSTDLIYDVLRKHQADHVLLRAARGDAATGLLDLRRLSDMLSRIHGRITHKDLDHVSPLAVPALLEIGRESVYGEASDELLAEAAEELVREATT; this is encoded by the coding sequence GTGTCGACGCTCGATCTCTTTTCCGTCACGCCGTCGGAAACGGCCGATCTCTTGCCGCGCCGGTTTCGCGACTGGTTCGCTTCGCGCGGCTGGTCGCCGCGCGAGCATCAGCTCGCGCTGCTGGCGAAGGCGCGCGAGGAGCGTTCGGCGCTGCTGATTGCGCCTACGGGTGCGGGCAAGACGCTGGCGGGTTTCTTGCCGACGCTCGTGGAGTTGAGTGGGGAAGGGCAGGGCAAGACTTCTCACCTCCCCCTGAAAGGGGGAGGTCGGCGCGAACAGGCGCGCGACAGCGCGGCTGACCCCAACCCTCCCCCTTTCAGGGAGAGGGAGCCTGACGACCTCGCAAGCGGCAAAATTGAACCGGCGGTAATCCGGCCCAACCTCATCTCCACCGGCCGCGGCGTTCGCCGCAGCGGCGGGCTGCATACGCTCTACATCTCGCCGCTGAAGGCGCTCGCGGTCGACATTGCGCGCAATCTGGAGACGCCGGTTGCCGAGATGGGCTTCCCGATCAAGATCGAGACCCGTACCGGCGACACGCCGGTGTCGCGGCGGCAGCGGCAGCGGCGTTATCCGCCGGATATTCTGCTCACCACGCCGGAGCAGCTGGCGCTGCTGCTCGCCTCCGACGATGCGCCTTTTCTGTTCTCTTCGCTGAAGCGCATCGTGCTCGACGAGCTGCATGCGTTGGTCACTTCCAAGCGCGGCGATCTGCTGTCGCTCGGGCTTGCGCGGCTCTGGACCATCGCGCCGCAGGCGCGCGCGATCGGTCTCTCGGCGACGGTGGCCGAGCCGGAACAGCTCGCGCGCTTCCTGGTGCCGCAGCCGGGCGGCGAGAGCGTGTCCGCCGACGTCGTAATCGCCGGTGGCGCCGCGCCGCCGGTGGTCGAGATGCTCGACACGCGGGAGCGGCTGCCGTGGTCGGGCCACAGTGCGCGCCACGCGCTGCCCGAGGTCTATGAGCTGATCAAGCGCAACAAGACCACGCTGGTGTTCGTCAACACCCGCAGCCAGGCCGAGATGCTGTTCCAGGATCTGTGGCGCATGAACGACGACGGGCTCGCGATCGCGCTGCATCACGGCTCGCTCGATGTCGCGCAGCGCCGCAAGGTCGAGGATGCGATGGCCGCGGGCCGCTTGCGCGGCGTGGTCTGCACCTCCTCGCTCGATCTCGGCGTCGACTGGGGCGATGTCGATCTCGTCATCAATATCGGTGCGCCGAAGGGCTCGTCGCGGCTGATGCAGCGGATCGGCCGTGCCAACCACCGCTTCGACGAAGCCTCGCGCGCCGTGCTGGTGCCGGCCAACCGCTTCGAGGTACTGGAATGCCGCGTCGCGATCGACGCCATTGCCGAAAATGCGCAGGACACGCCGCCCTTGCGTTCGGGCGCGCTCGACGTGTTGGCTCAGCACGTGCTCGGCTGCGCCTGCGGCAAGCCGTTCCTGTCCGACGAACTCTACGATGAAGTCAGGACCGCGGCGCCCTATGCGTCGCTGACGCGAACCGATTTCGACGATGTGGTCGACTTCGTCGCGACCGGCGGCTACGCGCTGAAGACCTACGAACGCTTCGCGCGGATCAAGCAGGACAAGCAGGGCCGCTGGCGCGTCACCAATCCCAAGGTACGGCAGAGCTACCGCCTCAACGTCGGGACCATCGTCGAGGAGACCATGCTGAAGGTGCGGCTGGTGCGCTCGCGTGCCGGCGGCCAAGGAAAAAGTAGCGGTTCGACCGGCGCGATCGCCCGCGGCGGCCGGATGCTCGGCGAGATCGAGGAGGTCTTCATCGAGGGCCTCGTGCCCGGCGACACTTTTGTCTTTGGCGGTGAGGTGGTGCGCTACGAGGCATTGGTTGAAGACCAGGTCTATGTCTCCCGCGCCAATGATAAGGATGCAAAAGTGCCGTCCTACATGGGCGGCAAGTTCCCGCTGTCGACCTATCTCGCCGAACGCGTGCGGAAGCTGCTCGACAACAGCCGGGCCTGGAGCGGATTGCCGGATCAGGTGCACGACTGGCTGTCGCTGCAGCGAAAGTTCTCGCGGGTGCCTGCGGTGCGCGAGCTGCTGGTGGAAACCTTTCCGCGCGGTGGCAGCCATTATCTGGTCTGCTATCCGTTTGAGGGCCGGCTCGCGCACCAGACGCTCGGCATGCTGCTGACGCGCCGGCTGGAGCGCGCCCGCGCCCGCCCGCTCGGCTTCGTCGCCAATGAATATGCTCTGGCGGTGTGGGGCGTCGGCGATCTCTCCTTCATGATCCGGCACGGCAGACTCGACCTCAACGCGCTGTTCGACCCCGACATGCTCGGCGACGATCTCGAAGCGTGGCTTGCGGAATCCGCGCTGATGAAGCGGACCTTCCGCAACTGCGCCATCATCTCGGGGCTGATCGCGCGCCGCTTCACCGACGAGGAGAAGTCCCGCCGCCAGGTGCTGTTCTCGACCGATTTAATCTACGACGTGCTGCGCAAGCACCAGGCCGATCACGTGCTGCTGCGCGCCGCGCGCGGCGATGCCGCCACGGGATTGCTCGATCTCCGCCGCCTCAGCGACATGCTTTCGCGCATCCACGGCCGAATCACCCACAAGGACCTCGACCACGTTTCTCCGCTTGCCGTGCCCGCGCTGCTGGAAATCGGCCGCGAGTCAGTTTATGGCGAAGCATCCGACGAGCTCCTGGCCGAGGCGGCCGAGGAACTCGTGCGGGAGGCGACGACGTAA
- the pdeM gene encoding ligase-associated DNA damage response endonuclease PdeM: MRVSTVTVADVGFVADCSGALFWEEQRLLVVSDLHLEKGSSFAARGVLLPPYDTVATLSRLATVIARHDPRQVIALGDSFHDRDAHARLSEPDREALAALQMRRNWIWIAGNHDPALPTSLGGVVATEVAIGPIVFRHEPTGAAGEIAGHLHPKARVPTRGRSIERRCFASDGERAVMPAFGAYTGGLSIRDAAFARIFGSPGFMAHVLGDNRVHAFVASRCY; this comes from the coding sequence ATGCGCGTTTCGACGGTCACGGTGGCGGATGTCGGCTTCGTGGCGGATTGCTCCGGCGCGCTGTTCTGGGAAGAGCAGCGCCTGCTCGTGGTGTCCGACCTGCATCTGGAAAAAGGCTCGAGCTTCGCTGCCCGCGGCGTGCTGCTGCCACCCTACGACACGGTGGCGACGTTGAGCCGGCTTGCCACTGTGATCGCGCGGCACGATCCCAGGCAGGTGATCGCGCTCGGCGACAGCTTTCACGACCGCGATGCGCATGCGCGACTGTCGGAGCCGGATCGCGAGGCGCTGGCGGCGCTGCAAATGCGGCGCAACTGGATCTGGATTGCGGGCAATCACGATCCGGCGCTGCCGACCAGTCTCGGCGGCGTGGTCGCGACCGAGGTCGCGATCGGCCCGATCGTATTCCGCCATGAGCCGACCGGCGCTGCCGGCGAGATCGCCGGCCACCTTCACCCCAAGGCACGGGTGCCGACCCGTGGCCGTTCGATCGAGCGCCGTTGTTTCGCATCCGACGGCGAACGCGCGGTGATGCCGGCGTTCGGCGCCTATACCGGGGGCTTGAGCATCCGCGACGCGGCATTCGCACGGATTTTCGGATCGCCGGGTTTCATGGCCCACGTGCTCGGCGACAACCGCGTCCACGCGTTCGTGGCGTCGCGGTGTTATTGA
- a CDS encoding LysR substrate-binding domain-containing protein, with the protein MLDLELLRSLVSVVDAGGFTRAGERVHRTQSTVSQQIKRLEEDVGQPLLIRSGKDVTPTEAGERLLTYARRLLSLAEEARDVLSRPGSEGAIRIGITEDFAAYRLTRLLATFARSHPNLRLDVRSGQSLFLYRDLERGDLDLALIKRAASEKGGIAVWPERVHWVTSKSHPRDTATGSVPLIGFGSGCLYRAHAIHALERAGRNWHMAYTSSSLAGIQAAVAAGLGLSILSEMSIQAEHRVLTAKDGFAPIERTEVALIAAPEASPATLRLADRLAEYCESVQAKAA; encoded by the coding sequence ATGCTCGACCTGGAGCTCCTGCGCAGTTTGGTCTCGGTGGTCGATGCCGGCGGCTTCACCCGCGCCGGAGAGCGCGTCCACCGCACGCAATCGACGGTGAGCCAGCAGATCAAGCGCCTGGAGGAGGATGTCGGCCAGCCGCTCCTGATCCGCAGCGGCAAGGACGTCACCCCGACGGAGGCCGGCGAGCGGCTCCTGACCTATGCGCGGCGGCTGCTGTCGCTCGCGGAAGAGGCCCGCGACGTGCTCTCGCGCCCCGGCAGCGAAGGCGCGATCCGGATCGGCATCACCGAGGATTTTGCCGCCTATCGGTTGACGAGATTGCTCGCGACCTTCGCGCGCAGCCACCCGAATTTGCGGCTCGACGTGCGCTCGGGCCAAAGCCTGTTCCTGTACCGCGATCTGGAGCGCGGCGACCTCGATCTCGCGCTGATCAAGCGCGCCGCCAGCGAGAAGGGCGGCATCGCGGTGTGGCCGGAACGGGTGCACTGGGTCACCAGCAAGAGCCATCCACGCGACACGGCGACCGGCTCGGTGCCGCTGATTGGCTTCGGCTCGGGCTGCCTCTATCGCGCCCATGCCATCCATGCGCTGGAGCGCGCGGGCCGTAACTGGCACATGGCCTACACCTCCTCCAGCCTCGCCGGCATCCAGGCCGCAGTCGCCGCGGGCCTGGGCTTAAGCATCCTGTCGGAGATGTCGATCCAGGCCGAGCATCGCGTGCTGACGGCAAAAGACGGCTTTGCCCCGATCGAGCGGACCGAAGTCGCCCTCATCGCCGCCCCTGAAGCCAGCCCCGCAACGCTGCGGCTGGCGGATCGGCTCGCGGAGTATTGCGAGAGCGTGCAGGCGAAGGCGGCGTAG
- a CDS encoding DMT family transporter, translating into MSAATSMSVPRTRFNTLPLLIALFCLLWSYAFVAGKIGVTDCPPLILLAARFSLAGVLILGISLLRGDQWDLTWRDAAVFAVLGVANNALYLGLGYTGLKTVSAGLGALIVSANPVFTAMLAAMFLGESMTLRKVVGLLLGIVGVAFIVWHRMKVGTDSPHGILFTLASLASIVAGTVLFKLLAPKGSLWIGNGIQNIAGGLAVMPFAFTLSSVSDIVPSMRLAGAFAFLVLGGSILAYLLWFHLLKVCGATAASAYHFLMPPLGMLFAYLVLGEHVEFRDLLGIIPVALGIYLVTRPAAASPKRSVT; encoded by the coding sequence ATGTCCGCCGCAACCTCGATGTCCGTCCCCCGCACCCGCTTCAACACTCTGCCGCTGCTGATCGCCCTGTTCTGCCTGCTCTGGAGCTACGCCTTCGTCGCCGGCAAGATCGGCGTCACCGATTGTCCGCCGCTGATCCTGCTCGCCGCGCGATTCTCGCTCGCTGGAGTCCTGATCCTCGGCATCTCCTTGCTGCGCGGGGATCAATGGGATCTCACCTGGCGTGACGCGGCGGTGTTCGCCGTGCTCGGCGTCGCCAACAACGCGCTCTATCTTGGCCTCGGCTATACCGGCCTGAAGACGGTCTCTGCCGGGCTCGGCGCGCTGATCGTCTCCGCCAATCCGGTCTTCACCGCCATGCTGGCGGCGATGTTCCTCGGCGAGAGCATGACCTTGCGCAAGGTGGTGGGCCTCCTGCTCGGCATCGTCGGCGTCGCGTTCATCGTCTGGCATCGCATGAAGGTCGGCACCGACAGTCCGCACGGCATACTCTTCACATTGGCCTCGCTTGCCTCGATCGTCGCCGGCACCGTCCTGTTCAAGCTGCTGGCGCCGAAGGGCAGCCTGTGGATCGGCAACGGCATCCAGAACATCGCCGGTGGCCTTGCGGTGATGCCGTTCGCCTTCACGCTCTCCAGCGTTAGTGACATCGTGCCCAGCATGCGGCTCGCCGGCGCCTTCGCCTTCCTCGTGCTCGGCGGTTCGATCCTCGCCTATCTGCTCTGGTTTCATCTCCTGAAAGTGTGTGGCGCGACCGCTGCAAGCGCCTATCACTTCCTGATGCCGCCGCTCGGCATGCTGTTCGCCTATCTCGTGCTCGGCGAGCATGTCGAATTTCGCGATTTGCTCGGGATCATTCCGGTCGCGCTCGGCATTTACCTGGTGACCCGCCCCGCCGCGGCTTCGCCCAAGAGGAGTGTGACGTGA
- a CDS encoding MBL fold metallo-hydrolase, translated as MSITITLIGGPTALIEIDGFRLLTDPTFDAPGDYQLPHVKLEKLTGPALSARDVGEIDAVLLSHDQHSDNLDHSGRDFLKEAKRVLTTEAGAKRLGGNAEGFAPWASTALTKGGRTLAVTATPARHGPAGIEPLSGDVIGFVLEPAKPGRPVYVSGDTTWFDGVAEVARRFTCGVVLPFAGAAQTRGPFHLTMDTNDTIETARAFADAVIVPVHTDGWAHFRQNASDLRASFDTLGFGRRLRILAPGVATDIEG; from the coding sequence GTGAGCATCACCATCACCCTGATCGGAGGCCCAACCGCCCTGATCGAGATCGACGGGTTCCGCCTGCTCACCGATCCGACCTTCGATGCGCCCGGCGACTATCAACTGCCGCATGTGAAGCTGGAGAAGCTGACGGGGCCCGCGCTCAGCGCGCGCGATGTCGGCGAGATCGATGCGGTGCTGCTGAGCCATGACCAGCATTCTGACAATCTCGACCATTCCGGACGGGATTTCCTTAAAGAGGCGAAGCGCGTGCTGACGACGGAGGCCGGCGCCAAGCGGCTTGGTGGCAACGCCGAGGGTTTTGCGCCCTGGGCCTCGACCGCACTGACGAAGGGCGGCCGGACGCTCGCCGTCACCGCGACGCCGGCGCGGCACGGGCCCGCGGGCATCGAGCCGTTGTCCGGTGACGTCATCGGCTTCGTCCTGGAGCCGGCGAAGCCCGGCCGTCCGGTCTATGTCAGCGGCGACACCACCTGGTTCGACGGTGTCGCCGAGGTCGCGCGGCGCTTTACTTGCGGCGTGGTGCTGCCGTTCGCCGGTGCTGCACAGACGCGCGGCCCGTTCCATCTCACCATGGACACCAACGACACCATCGAGACCGCGCGCGCCTTTGCGGACGCAGTCATCGTGCCCGTTCATACCGACGGCTGGGCGCATTTCCGGCAGAACGCGAGTGACCTGCGCGCGAGCTTCGATACGCTCGGCTTCGGCCGCCGTCTGCGCATCCTCGCGCCCGGCGTCGCCACGGACATCGAGGGATAG
- a CDS encoding divalent metal cation transporter, with product MTRQETISRHDKDEDAPPAKPRREPFSFKRIVKSLGPGLITGASDDDPSGIGTYSQAGAQLGYGIGWTMLLTFPLMTAIQEISARVGRVTGHGISGNVCRHYPGWLLIIVVTLLFIANTVNIAADLSAMADATKLLIGGPAILYVVLFGVTSVAAQIFMNYRRYVAVLKWLTLSLFAYVAALAFAKVSWMQALAGVLVPRLTWNSDYFTTIVAIFGTTISPYLFFWQASQEAEEQRVDVTKHPLIEKAYGVRKEFSRIRADTITGMAFSNLIALSIIVTAAASLHAAGKTDIQTSAQAAEALRPIAGPFAEVIFALGIVGTGLLAIPVLAGATAYAVGEGRRWPVGLARKPKEAMAFYSVLALSGGIGIALNFTPIDPISALYWSAVVNGVLAVPVMVLLMVMARHKAVMGRFVIGGWLYWLGWLSTAAMALSVIAMAVGVLV from the coding sequence ATGACGCGGCAAGAGACGATCTCGCGACACGACAAGGATGAAGATGCGCCGCCGGCAAAGCCGCGGCGCGAGCCGTTCAGTTTCAAGCGCATCGTGAAGTCGCTCGGCCCCGGCCTGATCACCGGCGCCTCCGACGACGATCCTTCGGGCATCGGCACCTACAGCCAGGCCGGCGCGCAACTCGGTTACGGCATCGGCTGGACCATGCTGCTGACCTTCCCGCTGATGACCGCGATCCAGGAAATCTCGGCGCGGGTCGGCCGTGTCACCGGGCACGGCATATCGGGCAATGTCTGCCGGCATTATCCAGGCTGGCTGCTGATCATCGTGGTGACGCTGCTGTTCATCGCCAACACCGTCAACATCGCCGCCGACCTGTCGGCCATGGCGGACGCGACCAAGCTCCTGATCGGCGGTCCGGCCATCCTCTATGTCGTGCTGTTCGGCGTGACCTCGGTCGCCGCCCAGATCTTCATGAACTACCGGCGCTACGTCGCCGTCCTGAAATGGCTGACGCTCAGCCTGTTCGCCTATGTCGCGGCGCTCGCCTTTGCCAAGGTGTCGTGGATGCAGGCGCTGGCTGGCGTGCTCGTTCCGCGCCTGACCTGGAACTCCGATTATTTCACCACCATCGTGGCGATCTTCGGCACAACTATCTCGCCCTATCTGTTCTTCTGGCAGGCCTCGCAGGAGGCGGAGGAGCAGCGGGTCGACGTCACCAAGCATCCGTTGATCGAGAAAGCTTACGGCGTACGGAAGGAATTTTCCCGCATTCGTGCCGACACCATCACCGGCATGGCGTTCTCCAACCTGATCGCGCTGTCGATCATCGTCACCGCCGCCGCGTCGCTGCACGCTGCCGGCAAGACCGATATCCAGACCTCGGCGCAGGCCGCCGAGGCGTTGCGCCCGATCGCCGGTCCCTTTGCCGAGGTGATCTTCGCGCTCGGCATCGTCGGCACGGGCCTGCTGGCGATCCCGGTGCTCGCAGGCGCGACGGCGTATGCCGTCGGCGAGGGCCGGCGCTGGCCGGTCGGACTGGCACGCAAGCCGAAGGAGGCGATGGCGTTCTATTCGGTGCTGGCGCTGTCGGGCGGCATCGGCATCGCGCTCAACTTCACGCCGATCGATCCGATCTCGGCGCTGTATTGGAGCGCGGTCGTCAACGGCGTGCTCGCGGTGCCGGTGATGGTGCTGCTGATGGTCATGGCCCGCCACAAGGCGGTCATGGGACGCTTCGTGATCGGCGGGTGGCTCTACTGGCTCGGCTGGCTCTCGACCGCAGCGATGGCGCTCAGCGTGATCGCGATGGCGGTCGGGGTGCTTGTTTGA